A stretch of Caenorhabditis elegans chromosome IV DNA encodes these proteins:
- the F25H8.2 gene encoding H/ACA ribonucleoprotein complex non-core subunit NAF1 (Confirmed by transcript evidence): MEEETIKVENLDDSITIDRNPVPLAFCARPTLPAKIGMKTEDGIVDQLLDLVDPITVVNPTEIRQAPSLKSFGCDTESEFEFSGDDSDFENINDLRAGALDSDEEFDRLVKFSAKIIEKTHKSEYPDENGKKQRKPKKSQKTRNVHEYDDMPPLENLSIECKGQLLEFGFVSKVVDCQVVIISTCTEVLDFDSFLFDQKGNALGQIYDIFGQVKNPQYVIRFNSCEEASMIPIDMKVYYAPTEEQFSKTPFKGLNLAAANRDAIKSLNRRIDHQEAVAKAGETMAQVGIGSDVEFSDDEAEKEFKRTTYTQPASQMSRGFDSNRGRKRDRRGGQKVRFSAQNPPARSDNLGPIPQQPSAPPPPARPAQSTESNPYAEFGCHSGFNGRFGI, from the exons ATGGAGGAAGAAACAATTAAAGTCGAAAATCTGGATGATTCAATT ACTATCGATCGAAATCCTGTGCCACTTGCTTTCTGTGCTCGACCAACACTTCCcgcaaaaattggaatgaaGACAGAAGATGGAATCGTCGATCAACTTTTGGATCTTGTTGATCCTATCACCGTTGTGAATCCTACTGAAATTCGCCAGGCTCCATCATTGAAAAGCTTCGGATGCGACACTGAAAgtgaatttgagttttctggAGATGATAGCGATTTCGAAAATATCAACGATTTACGAGCCGGTGCACTTGATTCTGATGAAGAGTTTGACAGGCTAGTAAAGTTTTCCGCAAAGATTATTGAGAAGACACACAAGTCAGAGTACCCggatgaaaatggaaaaaagcaGCGGAAGccaaaaaagtcacaaaaaacG CGTAATGTTCACGAGTATGATGATATGCCACCACTCGAGAATCTCAGTATTGAATGTAAAGGACAATTGCTGGAATTTGGTTTTGTAAGCAAAGTCGTGGATTGTCAAg TTGTTATCATTTCAACATGCACAGAAGTTCTCGACTTCGATTCATTTCTTTTCGATCAAAAAGGAAATGCGTTGGGACAAATTTATGACATTTTTGGACAAGTCAAAAATCCACAATACGTTATTCGATTCAATTCTTGTGAAGAG GCATCGATGATACCCATTGACATGAAAGTATATTATGCTCCTACAGAagaacaattttccaaaactccaTTCAAAGGACTTAATCTTGCTGCAGCAAATAGGGATGCTATTAAATCCCTAAATCGTCGCATTGATCATCAAGAAGCTGTTGCAAAAGCTGGTGAAACGATGGCTCAGGTTGGCATCGGTAGTGACGTGGAGTTCAGTGATGATGAAGCGGAGAAAGAATTTAAACGCACCACAT ataccCAACCAGCTAGTCAAATGTCAAGAGGATTCGATTCGAACAGAGGGCGAAAACGAGATCGCCGCGGAGGACAAAAAGTTAGATTTTCTGCTCAGAATCCACCTGCCAGATCGGATAATCTTGGGCCCATCCCTCAGCAGCCATCTGCGCCACCGCCACCTGCTCGTCCAGCACAATCAACCGAATCAAATCCATATGCCGAATTCGGATGTCATTCTGGATTCAACGGACgttttggaatttaa
- the trmt-10A gene encoding tRNA (guanine(9)-N(1))-methyltransferase (Confirmed by transcript evidence), with product MSEETIEKFEDNVEHQNQDQLPEGMSKKQLRRQKYKVKWEEKKLVKRAAERIRKKEKRAALKESGDLSKLRKRKDFRTMAQSNSKQRIALDMSFDDLMIEKDQKRTVQQIGWCYTANRHSPDPFQFHVVGFDGPSRKIYDGNEHNLNQDIHLHQEKLENLFKPEEIVYLTSESENVLSDLDDTKVYVIGGIVDHNSQKGLCYRIAQEKGFGHAKLPLDEHLLMKSRRVLTINQVYEILVHYSVHKNWKDALLSIIPERKNAQLKEEVVEEKPESLEEIGKLDTESTDTATGSPKIN from the exons ATGTCGGAGGaaacaatcgaaaaatttgaagataatGTGGAGCATCAAAATCAAGACCAAC TACCAGAGGGAATGTCGAAAAAGCAACTGCGACGTCAAAAATACAAGGTGAAATGGGAAGAAAAGAAGTTAGTCAAACGTGCAGCGgaaagaattcgaaaaaaggaaaaacgagCAGCGCTGAAAGAATCGGGAGATCTTTCAAAGTTGAGGAAACGAAAAGATTTCAGAACAATGGCTCAGTCTAATAGCAAG caACGAATTGCTTTGGACATGTCATTTGACGATTTGATGATTGAAAAGGATCAAAAACGTACAGTTCAGCAAATCGGATGGTGTTATACTGCGAACAGACACAGTCCTGatccatttcaatttcatgTTGTGGGGTTCGATGGACCATCGAGAaaa ATTTATGATGGTAATGAGCACAACCTGAATCAAGACATCCATCTTCaccaagaaaaattggaaaatttatttaaaccAGAGGAAATAGTTTATTTGACttctgaatctgaaaatgtccTGAGCGATCTTGATGATACGAAAGTGTATGTAATTGGAGGAATTGTGGAtcataattctcaaaaagGATTGTGCTATCGAATCGCTCAAGAAAAAGGATTTGGTCATGCAAAATTGCCTTTAGATGAACATCTTCTCATGAAATCTCGACGG GTACTCACTATCAATCAAGTCTATGAAATTCTGGTTCATTACTCTGTTCACAAAAACTGGAAAGATGCTCTTCTTTCAATTATTCCAGAACGGAAGAATGCTCAATTGAAAGAGGAAGTTGTGGAAGAAAAGCCAGAAAGCCtagaagaaattggaaaattagacACAGAATCCACCGATACTGCCACGGGCTCtcctaaaataaattaa
- the trmt-10A gene encoding tRNA (guanine(9)-N(1))-methyltransferase (Confirmed by transcript evidence), with protein sequence MSEETIEKFEDNVEHQNQDQPVPEGMSKKQLRRQKYKVKWEEKKLVKRAAERIRKKEKRAALKESGDLSKLRKRKDFRTMAQSNSKQRIALDMSFDDLMIEKDQKRTVQQIGWCYTANRHSPDPFQFHVVGFDGPSRKIYDGNEHNLNQDIHLHQEKLENLFKPEEIVYLTSESENVLSDLDDTKVYVIGGIVDHNSQKGLCYRIAQEKGFGHAKLPLDEHLLMKSRRVLTINQVYEILVHYSVHKNWKDALLSIIPERKNAQLKEEVVEEKPESLEEIGKLDTESTDTATGSPKIN encoded by the exons ATGTCGGAGGaaacaatcgaaaaatttgaagataatGTGGAGCATCAAAATCAAGACCAAC CAGTACCAGAGGGAATGTCGAAAAAGCAACTGCGACGTCAAAAATACAAGGTGAAATGGGAAGAAAAGAAGTTAGTCAAACGTGCAGCGgaaagaattcgaaaaaaggaaaaacgagCAGCGCTGAAAGAATCGGGAGATCTTTCAAAGTTGAGGAAACGAAAAGATTTCAGAACAATGGCTCAGTCTAATAGCAAG caACGAATTGCTTTGGACATGTCATTTGACGATTTGATGATTGAAAAGGATCAAAAACGTACAGTTCAGCAAATCGGATGGTGTTATACTGCGAACAGACACAGTCCTGatccatttcaatttcatgTTGTGGGGTTCGATGGACCATCGAGAaaa ATTTATGATGGTAATGAGCACAACCTGAATCAAGACATCCATCTTCaccaagaaaaattggaaaatttatttaaaccAGAGGAAATAGTTTATTTGACttctgaatctgaaaatgtccTGAGCGATCTTGATGATACGAAAGTGTATGTAATTGGAGGAATTGTGGAtcataattctcaaaaagGATTGTGCTATCGAATCGCTCAAGAAAAAGGATTTGGTCATGCAAAATTGCCTTTAGATGAACATCTTCTCATGAAATCTCGACGG GTACTCACTATCAATCAAGTCTATGAAATTCTGGTTCATTACTCTGTTCACAAAAACTGGAAAGATGCTCTTCTTTCAATTATTCCAGAACGGAAGAATGCTCAATTGAAAGAGGAAGTTGTGGAAGAAAAGCCAGAAAGCCtagaagaaattggaaaattagacACAGAATCCACCGATACTGCCACGGGCTCtcctaaaataaattaa
- the spe-29 gene encoding uncharacterized protein (Confirmed by transcript evidence), with protein MTNSHTHNGNRIWFICSWENGPICYGMALDLIGGISLIAFSVLLVGVIFFGWFGIFPKVIRRKLHD; from the exons ATGACGAATAGTCATACTCACAACGGAAACCGAATTTGGTTCATCTGCAGCTGGGAAAATGGTCCAATTTGTTATGGAATGGCTCT tgatcttATTGGGGGAATTTCTTTGATTGCTTTCTCAGTTCTTCTCGTCGGAGTCATATTTTTCGGATGGTTTGgaatatttccaaaagttaTTCGA CGTAAACTTCACgattga